The DNA sequence gtaaattaattgaaaattaacaagaagcaTATAAGTTTCAGTGTCCTAAATTTGATTTCCGTTTTTAGGAAAGTATGATAGCGTTTACTTTAATGTGAGAAAAACGTGTCTTCGTTCTTCCAAATCAAACAAGACGAGAAGaacaaaagtagaaaaaaaagagaagaaattcgATAAACGGCTGCAACAAAGAGAGAAATGAACTCTCACCAAATTCTTTAACGAACCCACacacacaaaaaaacacacacacacacacacactgaaACTGAAACGGAAGTACTTCACCGTTCAACTCTTTCTCTCTcccaaaaaaagaaaacgaaaaagaaattcCAAAACAATCACTTCGTATGTTGTGGAATACATGGAATCTCGAGTTGAAGTGAAACAACCAACACTGAAGTAAGATCTGGGTATATCAAATttccttattatttttttatttgacctTTTTCTTAGTGTATTTTTttagaaagggaaaaaaaactaattttttttgtcaattacAAGTTTTTTGGTCTCTTTCTCTAATTTTCAGTCTCTGCATTGTAGTACATCCGGATTTTCAGATGACTTGTCTGAGACTCGCAAGGTGTGTTCTTTAATTCATTCTGATTACGCCTTTGattccttttcttatttttaggAATTGAGATTGTAATTTTTTCcccaaaatagaaaatgaaagaaaacttAATTTTGTggatatattttatatgaatacggagtaatatttttttgtgttagATACAGTAAGATTTTtggatttttactttttttttttaatgtgagTTGCATAAAACAATGTGGGAGATCTGCAATGTTCATCATTAGGAAAATGATGGCTTTTATAGTACAATGATTCAAGTGCCAAAAGCAACATAGATTTAgtcatcttttttcttttctttttcctttttctattattagtaaaatgtttttcaaaagtCAAGTTCAGAATTCCAAAGTAGTGTGCTATTGGAACTTCTTTGCTTACAAACTTAGTGTTCATATGCAACATTCTTTCGATAATCGATCTAAAACTTGATGATACATTGTCCGAGTACCAGATGAATTCTTCGAATGGAAGGCCAACAAACAAGTTTGAGGATCAAGTTCCTTTTAGCCCTGAAATAGCTTATCACCAGCCAGAATCTACTATGGCTGCACGTGGATCACATCCCGGAGAATCGCTCACTGTTTGCAGCGAAACATTGGGGGGCATTATTTACAGGAGCATACGGCTTGTGGTTTTCTCGAACAGACTCAACTTGCTTATGCCTTTTGGGCCTCTTGCGATTCTTGTTCAGAAATTGACTGGTCATCATGTGAGCTGTAGTTCATTAAATTCTTTACTTACCTGCATTTTTGGGTAAATATCAAATATTGATTTGTTTAGGTCAATTGCAGGGCTGGGTCTTCGGTCTTAGTTTACTGGGGATAATGCCTCTGGCAGAGCGGCTCGGTTATGCCACGGAGTAATGTTATATTGTGCTctttttttctaaagtttttctTATAGTTTTTTACTTTTCATGGTTGCTAATGATATGCTTTTCTTGGCTTATATAGGCAACTTGCATTTTACACTGGAGATACAGGTATGCAATTTTATAAACAGTTCCGATAAATTAACATTTTATCTTTGATCTTCTTCTAAAATCAACCCAGTTTTGATGCTGAAATAACTTAAAACTGCACTATGCAATAAAATTATGAAACATTCATAACTTAATCTTGATACAAGTTATATCTAGATACCTTGAACTATTAATGTAACAAGTTTCCAAAGTTTTTTGGCAGATATTTTGTAACATAGGGAATAATTATTAGGACAAGTCTCTCTTAATCTTGATTTAAATGGTATATTACATTTGAAAATACTGATTCCTGTTATTCACTTTAATCATACAATGTGCATTTATTTTCTCTCTGTGATATCTAAGTTGTGGTATTTTATTTCCCACTTATTCCATTTTATCTTGCAGTTGGGGGTCTTTTAAATGCTACATTTGGAAATGCAACAGAATTAATAATCTCGTTATATGCCCTGAAAAGTGGATTGACACGAGTAGTCCAGCTTTCATTGCTGGGTTCAATTTTGTCAAACATGTTGCTTGTGCTTGGATGTGCATTCTTAAGTGGTGGTATTGTTTTCAGCAAGAAGGAACAAGTATTTAACAAGGTAGACATGTAATGTGTCCGcctctttgattttcttcccgATTTTCATTTCATAAAAGAAACTGTAGCTGATTCAAATTAGCATTCAGGCAGCTGCTACGGTGAATTCAGGATTGCTGCTTATGGCAGTTATGGGCCTACTTTTTCCTGCTGTTCTTCATTATACACGAACTGAGGTGCACTTCGGGAAGTCAGAACTGGCGCTTTCAAGATTCAGCAGCTGTGTCATGCTTGTGGCCTATGCTGCATACTTATTTTTCCAGTTGAGAAATCAAAGTGGTCTCTATATCTCTGCGAACGAGGTTGGTGGAATTGTTTGGCTTTTGCTTCCTCGGTCACTCTATTATATGTTCATGTACAGTATATGCTAATGGCGTGCCATGTGGTAGATTTGTTTGAATTAAAGTACGGGATTATGAGACAGGGACTATTTAGGATAATAATATATATCTCGAACAGAATGCAGATTAGCAGAGTCTATATATATGTTGCTGACTAGTAGAATTTGATTTGTTCAAAATAACTGTCTCCGTTTATCAATTCACACTATTTGTAATATGTCCCAATAGATATGTCTGCCATTTCTGATTCCCTTAGGGATTAAAATTCACACcaagatttttaagtttggttcaTGTTTTTATTCCTGAGGAATTATTTTGGAGAAGTTTTCATCCAGGTTTTCCAGGGATATTAATATCTGAAAGACCAAAGAAACC is a window from the Arachis hypogaea cultivar Tifrunner chromosome 1, arahy.Tifrunner.gnm2.J5K5, whole genome shotgun sequence genome containing:
- the LOC112791550 gene encoding vacuolar cation/proton exchanger 3 isoform X1, whose amino-acid sequence is MESRVEVKQPTLNTSGFSDDLSETRKMNSSNGRPTNKFEDQVPFSPEIAYHQPESTMAARGSHPGESLTVCSETLGGIIYRSIRLVVFSNRLNLLMPFGPLAILVQKLTGHHGWVFGLSLLGIMPLAERLGYATEQLAFYTGDTVGGLLNATFGNATELIISLYALKSGLTRVVQLSLLGSILSNMLLVLGCAFLSGGIVFSKKEQVFNKAAATVNSGLLLMAVMGLLFPAVLHYTRTEVHFGKSELALSRFSSCVMLVAYAAYLFFQLRNQSGLYISANEEERETGDNSNDDESPEISKWESIIWLSVMTAWISILSEYLVGAIEGASNSWNIPVTFISVILLPLVGNAAEHASAIMFAMKDKLDISLGVAIGSSTQISMFVIPFCVVMGWIMGQPLDLNFQLFETAALFLTVIVVAFMLQEGTANYFKGVMLVLCYLIVAASFYVHVDSNSEDQPVP
- the LOC112791550 gene encoding vacuolar cation/proton exchanger 5 isoform X3, which codes for MESRVEVKQPTLNTSGFSDDLSETRKMNSSNGRPTNKFEDQVPFSPEIAYHQPESTMAARGSHPGESLTVCSETLGGIIYRSIRLVVFSNRLNLLMPFGPLAILVQKLTGHHGWVFGLSLLGIMPLAERLGYATEQLAFYTGDTVGGLLNATFGNATELIISLYALKSGLTRVVQLSLLGSILSNMLLVLGCAFLSGGIVFSKKEQVFNKAAATVNSGLLLMAVMGLLFPAVLHYTRTEVHFGKSELALSRFSSCVMLVAYAAYLFFQLRNQSGLYISANEGASNSWNIPVTFISVILLPLVGNAAEHASAIMFAMKDKLDISLGVAIGSSTQISMFVIPFCVVMGWIMGQPLDLNFQLFETAALFLTVIVVAFMLQEGTANYFKGVMLVLCYLIVAASFYVHVDSNSEDQPVP
- the LOC112791550 gene encoding vacuolar cation/proton exchanger 5 isoform X2, with the protein product MNSSNGRPTNKFEDQVPFSPEIAYHQPESTMAARGSHPGESLTVCSETLGGIIYRSIRLVVFSNRLNLLMPFGPLAILVQKLTGHHGWVFGLSLLGIMPLAERLGYATEQLAFYTGDTVGGLLNATFGNATELIISLYALKSGLTRVVQLSLLGSILSNMLLVLGCAFLSGGIVFSKKEQVFNKAAATVNSGLLLMAVMGLLFPAVLHYTRTEVHFGKSELALSRFSSCVMLVAYAAYLFFQLRNQSGLYISANEEERETGDNSNDDESPEISKWESIIWLSVMTAWISILSEYLVGAIEGASNSWNIPVTFISVILLPLVGNAAEHASAIMFAMKDKLDISLGVAIGSSTQISMFVIPFCVVMGWIMGQPLDLNFQLFETAALFLTVIVVAFMLQEGTANYFKGVMLVLCYLIVAASFYVHVDSNSEDQPVP
- the LOC112791550 gene encoding vacuolar cation/proton exchanger 5 isoform X4; translation: MNSSNGRPTNKFEDQVPFSPEIAYHQPESTMAARGSHPGESLTVCSETLGGIIYRSIRLVVFSNRLNLLMPFGPLAILVQKLTGHHGWVFGLSLLGIMPLAERLGYATEQLAFYTGDTVGGLLNATFGNATELIISLYALKSGLTRVVQLSLLGSILSNMLLVLGCAFLSGGIVFSKKEQVFNKAAATVNSGLLLMAVMGLLFPAVLHYTRTEVHFGKSELALSRFSSCVMLVAYAAYLFFQLRNQSGLYISANEGASNSWNIPVTFISVILLPLVGNAAEHASAIMFAMKDKLDISLGVAIGSSTQISMFVIPFCVVMGWIMGQPLDLNFQLFETAALFLTVIVVAFMLQEGTANYFKGVMLVLCYLIVAASFYVHVDSNSEDQPVP